The proteins below come from a single Erysipelothrix piscisicarius genomic window:
- a CDS encoding PTS sugar transporter subunit IIB translates to MRKIILLCSAGMSTSILVTKMQEAAAAQGYDVEISAHAVSEAARVGADADIILLGPQVRFNLSTVQKQLPEKPIEVIDMRAYGTMNGEAVIAEVKKVLGDA, encoded by the coding sequence ATGAGAAAAATTATTTTATTATGTTCAGCAGGTATGTCAACAAGTATCCTTGTTACAAAGATGCAAGAAGCCGCTGCTGCACAAGGATATGATGTAGAAATATCAGCTCACGCTGTAAGTGAAGCCGCACGCGTTGGTGCTGATGCAGACATCATCCTATTAGGACCCCAAGTTCGATTCAATTTAAGTACAGTTCAAAAACAATTACCAGAAAAACCAATTGAAGTTATCGATATGCGTGCATACGGTACGATGAACGGTGAAGCCGTGATTGCGGAAGTTAAAAAAGTACTTGGTGATGCTTAA
- a CDS encoding flavodoxin domain-containing protein, whose translation MKINIVYYSASGNTQMIADSIYEAVEDLGIDGSNDFVTDVTADAVIDADILFLGSPAMNDENVEEYEFRPFFDDLLPMLSGKRVVLFGSYDWGEGVWIENWEREIVDAGGIVERKFAYQWEPTEAQLKEAYEETKTLLTM comes from the coding sequence ATGAAAATAAATATCGTGTATTATTCAGCTTCAGGAAATACGCAAATGATTGCGGATTCAATTTATGAAGCGGTTGAAGATTTGGGAATTGATGGGAGTAATGATTTTGTGACAGACGTGACAGCGGATGCTGTTATTGATGCAGATATCCTATTTCTAGGATCCCCAGCAATGAATGATGAGAATGTTGAGGAGTATGAGTTTAGACCGTTCTTTGATGATTTGCTTCCCATGCTGTCAGGGAAACGTGTGGTGTTGTTTGGCTCTTATGATTGGGGCGAAGGTGTTTGGATCGAAAATTGGGAACGTGAGATTGTTGATGCGGGTGGAATTGTGGAACGAAAATTTGCATATCAATGGGAACCGACCGAAGCACAATTAAAAGAAGCATATGAGGAAACGAAAACACTTCTCACAATGTAA
- the coaD gene encoding pantetheine-phosphate adenylyltransferase yields MKVMYPGSFDPITTGHIDLIERCANMFDHVVVAIMVNEKKSGTFTMSERLEMACDCLSHLSNVEVVIGEGLTIDFAEKQSCPILVRGIRAVMDYENELQLATSNRVLNESIETLFLVASPKYSYISSSVAREIARYGGDLTGFVPQSVAVRLYQNMMLWFRSITRL; encoded by the coding sequence ATGAAAGTAATGTATCCAGGATCTTTTGATCCAATCACAACAGGTCACATTGATTTAATCGAACGTTGTGCAAATATGTTTGATCATGTAGTTGTGGCAATTATGGTTAATGAAAAGAAATCAGGAACGTTTACAATGTCAGAACGTTTAGAAATGGCTTGTGACTGTTTATCTCATCTGTCCAATGTTGAGGTTGTTATTGGCGAAGGTCTCACCATTGATTTTGCGGAAAAGCAATCATGCCCAATTCTTGTCAGAGGGATTCGCGCAGTTATGGATTATGAAAATGAATTGCAGTTAGCGACTTCCAATCGTGTTCTAAATGAATCCATTGAGACGCTTTTTTTGGTCGCATCACCCAAGTATTCATACATTTCTTCCAGTGTAGCGCGTGAGATTGCTCGTTACGGAGGTGACCTTACTGGATTTGTTCCTCAAAGTGTTGCAGTGCGACTGTATCAAAATATGATGTTGTGGTTTAGGTCTATAACGCGGCTTTAG
- the murJ gene encoding murein biosynthesis integral membrane protein MurJ, which yields MKKNAIVLILLMVVNKFFGIFRELLLAKYFGATAITDAYIIASSIPNSLFSFIATGITTSFIPIFSKIHKREGSDKAEGFTSNIINILLVVFVGVILLAEIFTEPLVRLFASGFNAETMALAVSFTRITLLAVFFQTILAVLQGYLQIKERFAAHGISYVIMNIVIVISIILSKGNSIYLLAYGVTFAIASQSLFIYLIAKRSGYKHQFKLKVRDEHIKIMLVMAVPVIIGSSIDQVNASFDKTIASGVIEGGISIVNYSNKISDSIIGLFVSSIITVLFPAMAKFAANGDHDGLKKSISNTLIAVNMIVVPATLGMMVLSQPLVQLFFGRGAFTPEAVVLTSNVLIASCLGLIVNANAMILLRVFYSLGDTRRPVVYGAISVGANIVASLFFVQFMGLPGLTLGTSISKLFYFILIYYFLYKMIGDFNNQYIFKTVLKLIVSGSIMAAAVFFAYPFISAKLSLVTGLVLVVLLKIVVYFVAVKLMRIEEFDQALDSVKAKFISKLKH from the coding sequence ATGAAAAAGAACGCAATAGTTTTAATATTGCTGATGGTAGTTAATAAATTCTTTGGAATTTTTAGAGAATTGTTACTGGCCAAGTATTTTGGTGCGACGGCGATTACTGATGCATACATCATCGCATCGTCCATTCCTAATTCATTATTTAGTTTTATTGCAACAGGGATTACGACGTCATTTATCCCGATTTTTAGTAAGATTCATAAGCGTGAGGGAAGTGACAAAGCTGAAGGATTTACAAGTAATATCATTAATATCTTACTTGTAGTTTTCGTGGGTGTTATTCTTTTAGCGGAAATCTTTACTGAGCCGCTTGTACGTCTATTTGCTTCTGGATTTAACGCAGAAACGATGGCTTTGGCAGTTTCCTTTACAAGAATTACATTACTTGCTGTGTTTTTCCAAACCATTCTCGCTGTATTACAAGGCTACTTACAAATTAAGGAACGCTTTGCAGCTCATGGTATAAGCTATGTAATTATGAATATCGTAATTGTTATAAGTATTATTTTATCAAAAGGAAATTCTATATACCTTCTAGCCTATGGGGTAACCTTTGCGATTGCCAGCCAATCACTCTTTATCTATTTGATTGCGAAACGCTCGGGTTATAAACATCAATTCAAATTAAAAGTTCGCGATGAACACATTAAAATTATGCTTGTTATGGCAGTTCCTGTAATTATTGGTTCGTCGATTGATCAAGTTAACGCTAGTTTTGATAAGACAATTGCTTCAGGGGTTATTGAAGGTGGGATTTCAATTGTAAATTATTCAAATAAAATTAGTGATTCAATTATCGGTCTCTTTGTGAGTTCGATCATTACAGTTTTATTTCCGGCTATGGCGAAGTTTGCTGCCAATGGTGATCATGATGGACTTAAAAAATCAATTTCCAATACGCTGATAGCGGTCAATATGATTGTTGTTCCAGCAACATTGGGGATGATGGTGTTATCACAACCTCTGGTTCAGTTGTTCTTTGGTCGTGGGGCTTTTACACCGGAAGCGGTTGTTTTAACGTCGAATGTGTTAATTGCCTCGTGTTTGGGTCTTATTGTTAATGCGAATGCAATGATTTTACTCCGTGTCTTTTACTCATTAGGGGATACCCGTCGTCCGGTGGTATACGGAGCAATTTCTGTTGGCGCAAACATCGTCGCGAGCTTATTCTTTGTTCAGTTTATGGGATTACCGGGTCTGACCCTTGGTACAAGTATCTCAAAACTGTTTTATTTTATCCTAATCTATTATTTCTTGTATAAAATGATCGGAGATTTCAACAATCAATATATTTTTAAAACCGTTCTTAAACTGATCGTGTCAGGATCAATCATGGCGGCTGCGGTCTTCTTTGCCTATCCATTTATCAGTGCGAAATTGAGTTTGGTAACGGGTCTTGTTCTTGTAGTTTTACTGAAAATCGTTGTCTACTTTGTTGCGGTTAAATTAATGCGAATCGAAGAATTTGATCAAGCACTCGATAGTGTGAAAGCAAAATTTATCAGTAAACTAAAACATTAA
- a CDS encoding ATP-binding cassette domain-containing protein, whose product MFNISLDVKTDQGRDLITSFSMSVNKGDRVGVIGEEGNGKSVFLKSLVNRPEIQKLRIHRSLHPESIVFGYLGQELEPQERALTLLEFVLGSAWDRFGEFVPLFLTMVPTLDENDYNRTMDSLSGGECVRIQLPKLQMQDVDCYVLDEPTNNLDIEGLIWFEHWMEMQTKPVIFVSHDLNTLKHSANRILHFEQLHRKSISKLTLFEGSYDAYIENRERARAHHNQQVRFQKRFEAKQEATWQKQYQKVGHQLRNVNRADPGLQKKMKNLKAQKKRRSKQVTLEHQDQEEAIRMEFGKQKPVYSNVVLSIDIPFLETDWGVRGRNYYYRLHAGEKVALVGLNGSGKTTLFHRMIQGLEGNVGVMHQDHHQNLDVRKNAIENCMRLGEAEMEVRIELGRLNFTSDEMELPIIHLSGGQKAKLSLLKILRTKPDVLLLDEPTRNLSPFSLKVIYEMLADYHGAIWCITHDLQLIQHVFKDVLEMTPNGFTKR is encoded by the coding sequence ATGTTTAACATAAGTCTTGATGTTAAGACAGATCAAGGACGTGATCTTATCACGTCTTTTTCTATGTCCGTAAATAAAGGGGATCGTGTGGGCGTGATCGGAGAAGAGGGAAATGGTAAAAGTGTATTTCTTAAATCACTTGTCAATCGTCCCGAAATTCAAAAACTCAGAATCCACCGTTCCTTGCATCCAGAATCCATCGTTTTTGGATATCTAGGTCAGGAGTTGGAACCGCAGGAGCGTGCTCTAACGCTCTTGGAATTTGTGTTAGGGAGTGCTTGGGATCGTTTTGGGGAGTTTGTCCCCTTGTTTTTAACGATGGTACCAACATTGGATGAAAATGACTATAATCGCACCATGGACTCATTAAGTGGTGGTGAATGTGTTCGTATTCAATTACCAAAGCTTCAGATGCAAGATGTTGACTGTTATGTTTTGGATGAGCCCACCAATAATTTAGATATAGAAGGCTTAATCTGGTTTGAACACTGGATGGAAATGCAAACCAAACCCGTTATCTTTGTATCACACGATCTTAATACGTTAAAACACAGTGCAAATCGCATTCTACACTTTGAACAATTACATCGTAAATCAATTTCAAAATTAACACTGTTTGAAGGATCCTATGATGCATATATTGAAAATCGTGAACGAGCCAGAGCGCACCATAATCAACAAGTTCGTTTTCAGAAACGATTTGAAGCGAAACAAGAGGCAACATGGCAAAAGCAGTATCAAAAAGTGGGTCATCAACTTCGAAATGTGAACCGGGCAGACCCTGGTCTTCAAAAGAAAATGAAAAATTTAAAAGCACAAAAGAAGCGACGATCTAAACAAGTGACCTTGGAACACCAAGATCAAGAAGAAGCAATTAGAATGGAATTCGGCAAACAAAAACCAGTCTATTCGAATGTTGTTTTATCCATTGATATTCCATTTTTAGAGACCGATTGGGGTGTCCGAGGCCGAAACTATTACTACCGTTTACATGCAGGTGAAAAAGTTGCGCTTGTAGGTCTAAATGGTAGTGGTAAAACGACTCTTTTTCATCGTATGATTCAGGGTCTTGAAGGGAATGTAGGTGTGATGCATCAGGATCATCATCAAAATCTTGATGTGAGAAAAAATGCAATTGAAAATTGTATGCGGCTTGGGGAAGCGGAAATGGAAGTTCGAATTGAACTTGGCAGACTTAACTTTACTTCTGATGAGATGGAACTTCCGATTATCCATTTATCCGGTGGACAAAAGGCAAAATTATCGCTGTTAAAGATATTACGGACAAAACCGGATGTGTTGTTATTGGATGAACCGACGCGTAATTTAAGTCCATTTTCATTAAAGGTGATCTATGAGATGTTAGCGGATTATCACGGTGCGATTTGGTGTATTACGCATGACCTCCAACTTATCCAACATGTATTTAAAGATGTTTTAGAAATGACACCCAATGGTTTTACGAAACGTTAA
- a CDS encoding tryptophan transporter, protein MKIKNLTLSTLFLTLGLVLHITVPGTVGFMKPDFMLAMFFFALFGLQSFREVIVVSIVCGFLTAMTTAMPGGEVANVIDKLITGPLVFYGYQFLVRKLDLKVSSCLITCLGTCISGLIFLSIVQVLGGISLPLQFFLLGIILPAMVVNSILVLLISKVMERIQPKKEPNLHY, encoded by the coding sequence ATGAAAATCAAAAATTTAACCCTTTCGACCTTGTTTTTAACACTGGGTCTTGTATTACATATCACGGTCCCGGGTACCGTAGGTTTTATGAAACCCGATTTTATGCTTGCGATGTTTTTCTTTGCGCTTTTTGGACTGCAATCGTTTCGAGAGGTTATCGTTGTAAGCATAGTTTGTGGCTTTTTGACTGCCATGACAACGGCAATGCCTGGTGGGGAAGTTGCTAATGTCATCGATAAACTCATTACCGGTCCACTTGTCTTCTATGGATACCAATTCTTAGTTAGAAAATTGGATTTAAAGGTTTCGTCGTGTTTGATTACGTGTCTTGGAACTTGTATATCCGGCTTGATTTTTTTAAGCATCGTTCAAGTGCTGGGTGGGATTTCCCTCCCGCTACAATTTTTCCTATTGGGTATCATTCTTCCGGCGATGGTTGTAAATAGCATCCTTGTTTTGCTAATTTCAAAGGTGATGGAACGCATTCAACCGAAAAAAGAGCCTAATCTTCATTATTAA
- a CDS encoding cyclase family protein, with translation MKLIDLTQTFNEATGVFPGDTKTKFDLDACFEDDGYTNYSVTASLHTGTNVEVPMHLSSDERFISNFPIDRFIGRGVMIDVRNQKEIGYKPDYELLVNQGDVVVFYTGFDERRGEKAYFEDHPVFTEELAMFLVEKQIKMVGMDIPSPDLEPYYVHNILMDADIMILENLNNLDSLRYHKDFIISAVPLKIESEASPVRAYAVLK, from the coding sequence ATGAAACTGATCGATTTAACACAAACATTTAATGAAGCAACTGGGGTCTTCCCAGGCGATACGAAAACAAAATTTGACTTGGATGCATGTTTTGAAGATGACGGCTACACAAACTATTCGGTGACGGCATCCTTGCACACAGGAACTAATGTGGAAGTTCCCATGCACCTATCAAGTGATGAGCGATTTATCAGTAATTTCCCCATTGACCGGTTTATTGGTCGTGGCGTTATGATTGATGTTCGCAATCAAAAAGAAATTGGTTATAAACCGGATTACGAGCTCTTGGTGAATCAAGGGGATGTCGTCGTGTTTTATACTGGATTTGATGAGCGCCGTGGTGAGAAAGCGTATTTCGAAGATCATCCAGTCTTTACTGAGGAACTTGCAATGTTTCTTGTGGAAAAACAAATTAAGATGGTAGGGATGGATATTCCATCACCTGATTTGGAACCTTATTATGTCCATAATATTCTTATGGATGCGGATATTATGATCTTAGAAAATCTCAACAACTTAGATTCATTACGCTATCATAAAGATTTTATTATTTCGGCAGTGCCGCTCAAAATCGAATCAGAAGCAAGTCCTGTTCGTGCTTATGCTGTTTTAAAATAA
- a CDS encoding ABC transporter ATP-binding protein: MKLEINNLSKSFDQQVVLKDINLTLEKGKIYALLGRNGAGKTTFFNCISQEIPYDQGTVCFEDGSPLTQQDVGFVYTNPMLPEFLTGLEFLTFFIDIHKDQGFKREDVHSYFDTIQFNQDDRYKLIKDYSHGMRNKLQMLCIMMLKPKVLFLDEPLTSFDVVASIEMKRQLVAFKEDCIMVLSTHMMQIAEDICDEVIILHHGEASILDFGRLHDPSFEEDIIHILSDNHQS, encoded by the coding sequence ATGAAATTAGAGATTAATAATCTTTCAAAATCGTTTGATCAACAAGTAGTTTTGAAGGACATTAATTTAACGCTTGAAAAGGGAAAGATTTATGCGTTATTGGGGCGCAATGGAGCAGGGAAAACAACATTTTTTAACTGTATTAGTCAAGAAATTCCCTATGACCAAGGGACGGTTTGTTTTGAGGATGGATCACCCTTAACCCAACAAGATGTCGGGTTTGTTTATACAAATCCGATGTTGCCTGAGTTTTTGACAGGACTTGAATTTCTGACATTTTTTATTGATATTCATAAGGATCAAGGATTTAAACGTGAAGATGTTCATTCTTATTTTGATACAATACAATTCAATCAAGATGACCGTTATAAACTTATCAAAGACTATTCACATGGAATGCGTAATAAGCTGCAGATGCTCTGCATTATGATGTTGAAGCCAAAAGTTCTCTTTCTTGATGAACCATTAACTTCATTTGATGTGGTTGCATCCATTGAAATGAAACGTCAACTCGTAGCGTTTAAAGAAGACTGTATTATGGTTTTATCAACCCATATGATGCAGATCGCTGAGGATATTTGTGATGAGGTGATTATCTTACATCACGGTGAAGCATCCATCTTAGATTTTGGGCGATTGCATGATCCTTCGTTTGAGGAAGATATCATTCATATCTTAAGTGATAATCATCAATCATAA